From Triplophysa dalaica isolate WHDGS20190420 chromosome 24, ASM1584641v1, whole genome shotgun sequence:
ACACATTGCAGCTCAATAAGTGTGTACAAAAAATAGAATATCATTAGAATGATTAAGTCGGGCTTAAAACGCATGCATTGCTTTCATACAGTCACTGCATGATCGATCATTTGTCACAAGACACCTGTAAACTTTCCATATTGTAAAGGCGGCTGTAGATCTGACTCTGGAGGATTCAGCTTTAGTGTCAGAGTTCGGCAAGTGTTTTCTGGCAGTGGTACAAAATGCAGTCTGGGAGAGCAGGCAGAGGAGAGCGAAGCCACACGGCTAGAGCTGCACCGTTGACTCTACAGTGCAGAAGACAGGGGGCGCCGCTGAGCAGACTACACGCTATGAGTCCCTCAGAGCCTGAAAAGAGACGTCATGACGTAATTCACAGCTTTATTTTAGAATATATATGGAGGATAATACGAATTgtcaataaaaaattaattataaaacgAATAGTACTCTATTATGTGGAGTAATTGAGAAGTAACTGAACATTTaagttaaaggtccaatgtatgaaatttagcggcatctaggagtgaggttgcgaattgcaatatacatttttttcatctaAAATATATCTGATACATTTCACAATCTCTTCTGTTGTTTGTAATGATTCTTCAACCTTGGTTACTTTAACATcctgaaaatgtattgtttcaCAACTTTTTCCCACAGTCAATATTCTTGTAGGTAtttttgaatttataaatgaTATGAACTTGTCAAATAAAAAGTAGTTCTTCGTTAATACTTATCTTGTCAAATCTATTACATATCGAGTGGGAATTTTCGTATCAACATCATTATAATAGTATTTTAAGGCATCTATGGGGGCTGACACCGGATTCAtgacgtttttgcttctttgccgaaggagattacATATATCACGTTTGTCCGGGATACTGTATGCTGAATTCCATGCagggggacccacggtgtatttagatagaaatagctcattctaaggtaataaaaacataacgtttcattATACAAGGTCTTtctacacctctgaagacagagttatgcatgttatattgcatttctttcaatagatcctccaaaaaatgacacactgaacCTTTAAGACGAATAAAAATGAGTTAATACTAAATTATATTCTAACCTAATATATTCACCCAACTATAAATACTATAAATGACATGAACATCTGTTGTGCTCACCGATAACATCCACCACGTGAAGTTGTAGCGTCTCTTTAAGAGCGCTCAGAGTGGCTCTGAGCGGGTCCTCGGCATCTGTGAGCAGTTTCAGATTCTGCTTGACATCATGAGAAAACGACAGCCACAGCTTTCCGTATTCCTCTGTGGTTACAACCAGCGGCCTGAGAATCAATCCATTAATATATCTCAATTAAAACAGACTGCAACTTTGTTTTTAGATGGCTGTATGAATTAagtgtaataaaacaaatcttgtAGTATTTTGTGGTGTACCTGATGAAGTCAGCTGTGCACAGGGTCCCGGAGAACACGAGCGAGTTTGTTCGTCCTGCTTGTGTTTGGTACGAGACGGTACCAGTAAAAGACACGTTTGTTTGAGGGTCTTTCATCATCAGAGCGTAATGACACACGGACACACTCCTGCCTTCCAGACACCCAATGACATTCCCTCTTAAACTCACcgtctgttaaaaaaaatcaatttgaagTATTTCAAGTATTTTTTGAAAAGTGTAAGCAActcataagaaagaaaaaacagagatGGGACAACTTTGAAATATCTCAATGGGTTTAATTGCTCATGTTTACACACCTCTAACCCCTCACAGGTCAGTTGCACAGCGACATCTGTGATCGCGGTGTCCGTGCAGTTAGAAATAAAGATGACAAGCAGCAACGATTCATCTCTGAACACGCGACAGGACGAGAGAGACATGctggggtcagaggtcagacTGATGACATCAGAGCGAGGTAGTTCTTTTAGGTCAGCAGGTAAGAGTTCCGTTAGATCTGCGGGATATTTATCCTGAATCGTGTTGGGACGCACCAGAACCATATCACTGCCCAGTATGTGAGAAGTGTTAACCCCTCTGTCTGTTTCAACGGCAACATCAGCATCTTTGTTTTGCTCCGGACCGTTGGCTCGGATGTGGTTGTGTTTTGTGACATCGCTGCTGGGTTTGATGGTGGTTGGCTCCTCCTCCAGCAAATTGCCGCAAAGGAAACTGTCGGCGGTGCTGCGTGAGGAGTGGGAGGAGTCGGAAGACCTCTCGCTGGCACCCGACGACGACGATGATGCGTGAGGGCGTGGCTTCCTTTGAAAGCGAGGGGGAGGGGCTTCGGATTTTCCGAGCTGAGGTTAAACAGAACAATTGGTGAGGTCGGGGGTTTATCAGGACAGATTAACATTTACACTATAAATTCAATATGGTCAAGTGTGTTTACGACTATTTGAAAACatctaatataatattaaaatcaaatctcACTAAAGACGTAGAGCTCTGGGCTCCCAAACCAAGAAACAAGGAAGAAGCCAGCTGCTGTTTGTCCTCTGTTTGCTGTGACTGGTCAGGTGGTTTTAATCTCTCTGCTGCCCCCTGCTGGCTGGATGTCTGAAGTGCAGCAGCGGGCTCCTCCACCTGAGCGGCTTCACCTGTTGATTCTTTTTGTGGAAGGTAACCATCCTTCCCCCAAACTCTCTTCACCCCTTCCAGAATCAATGTGCTGGAAGAAAAACAAGACCGGTTgttcaaaaaacattattaaacacaaccctgtgtttaaaaacattattaaacacaacctttaaatagtttaaatgtaCACGTGTGATCCTCACCCTGTCTTCTGCGAGAGCTCTGCACTGTTGCCCGACAGTCCTGAACTGAGTGTGGGAGACTGTCTGTCCGTGATGCTACACGACGATAAACTCACAGGCAGATTAAAGCCGTACGGCTCCAGACTCAGTGCTGACAGAAGAACAACatagaaacatttaaacaaagtttttgtGTATCCTACTTGAGGGTCCTGATGTTGAAGGTTACAGTGATGTACCTCTCTCCTCACTAAGCTCCTCCTGTCTTTGATGAGGTGGTTTGTACGGTGCGGCACCCGCAGCCAGAGCCTCGGACACATAGCCATCGAGAAACGACAGAGAGGAGTCGACCTGTGCAGAAAACACAGTCTGAATGCTACAAGACCTTGCATCTTTTTGAAAAGCTTTGTCATCGCGATAGCAAAATTGTCCTAATATtttcgtggtcacatgactgtatgaaacgacACACACGGACATCATCTAAACAATTGTTCACGTAAACAAATACCTCCACGCTGCCCCAGGGTGCTCCACGGGGCAGAACCCACTCATGCAGCTGCGAGTCCTGACTGAGGTGATGGAGCTCCTGGGCCTGCTGTCGAAGCACAGTGTCCTGAGAGGAGGAAAGATTCTCCAACAGATCCAGAATCAAGTCCGTCTGGTCTTCAGAGAGCTTGGTCAGAGCAAACAGAACCCAGACCCGTGTCACTGAACTGATGGATTTCTGATCCAGCAGTTTCGTCAAGAGACAGATGACCTCACGCTGGTCCACAGACACCTGGAGGTGAGAATATTCCCCGAGAACCTGAACGTGCAAACAGATCTGTGTCATGTTCAGCATTTTCACAAgtgtttgtgttagtgtgtttgTAAGGTTACACACCCAGCTCATAACCTGTAGAAAGTGCTGAGGCAGGTGAAAACAGTTTCCCTTCAAGACATTCAGATATGAGTCGACCGCATACACACGTAATTGGTCGTCATCCTCCTTACAGTCTGATCCTGACACAAACAACCACaagaaaacattcagaaatatCCAAAATACACGTTCTACTTCAGTTATTATTAGTGGCGTTATTATTAATACCTAAAACtattcaaacatttctttattaaataaaggacaaaacacaaaaagtagAAATGTTGCCTAAGCAatgaattataataattaaactaTTAActgagaataaataaaaacgtaaatgtaattaattatcACACAatacctatatatatatatatatatatatatatatatatctacaaAATTGCCCAAAATCTCCCATGAAAACTAAAAAGcaaattcaaaatattcataaaactaCAAAGAAACTAAAATAACTGTAGCACACTGTCTTCTGATGTCCATATTTCTCATTTACCCTCGGCCAGCAGTCGGAGGAAATTGTTCACAACATCCTGTTGCAAAAGATCTCCACCGATagaaaaaacatcattcatcgTCTGTATGAACCATGAGTTATCTGGAGCAAACGTACGGCACAATTATAGGAACATTGAGAACTGTGAGAAATTTTTTTcctacaaaaaaacatatatattcaGATAATACAAATTCTCTCTATTGTGAATCAGATCTGGCTGGATTGGCAAACACCACAACTCACCACACCACCACCAGGTCCTAACACTTTCGTTATATTGAAACACATTTTGTCAAACTATGGGCGACTTTGAAAAAGGATATTTTTCAGCTAGCTCTGCAACTTTCCCAACCAGATGGATGATGGTGTGGTCATCACTACAGATCCGCAGGAAGTCCAGCATCTTCTCAACGATCACCGTCACGTTCTGAGCGTTTGTGATCCTGAACAGAAGCTCCAGGGTCTGAGAGAAAAAAGCGAACAATGACATGAGACGCAGATGGGATGAGGCAGAGAGATTGTTTCGGCCCTAAGAGAGATCATTTTGTACCTCTCTTTTAATAGTAAAATCTGAGTGGTCCAGACATTCTATAATGGTCATCTGGTGCTGAAGAGCCAGTTTAGTGTCGTGCTGGACCACATAAGTCAAAGCTTTTAAACCTGCAAAACAATTCCCATTACTCCTTTCTATGAAAACCACAAACAGAGCTTTTACAGAGAATGTTGTTTAATACATCAGAGGTTTACCCAGATATTTGAGGTTGATCTTCGGAGAAAGGACAAAATTTCCAATGCACCTCACTGCTTTTTCTAACAGCTCAGCTTTGGGGCTTATTGTGTAGATGGTCTTCACACACTCGTACAGAATTGCTGTAAGACAAGAtgtgtgattttaatattattattattaacaaaaagAGATTTAAGATTCATTGGGTTCTTTACAAATCGCCCATCAGTCCATTAGAAACTCAAATTTACCATATGTGATGTTGTGGTTCATTTCGGCTCTGCGTAGAGACTCATCTAGAACGTCATACATCAGTTCACTGGCACTGAAGATGTAGAAAGAAATGTTAGAATTTCGGGTATATGAAGATGCTCAAACAAAAATTCCGGTTGAGCGGATTTGTCAAGTTTGAATCGGGCCATCTGTACCTCTGATCATCTCTCCCAAGCAGTGACAAGATTCTCAGCAGCTGAATCTGCAACCACGGTGCTGGAACATTATGATAATTAAAATCTATGGGGAGCTTCCCGCCCACAACCTGCTTTAGGATGGTCACAAAACTGCCGGTCAGGTCCTTATAGTCGTCTGGACTCtcctgaacaaaacaaaaacgacacaaacatttacacttTGGCCCAAGCAGGCACAACAGGATATACGGAAAACAAAACGTTTAGAAGACAAAACAccgaccttgattagctgtagGTAGATATGTAACGATGATGTCATAACCCCGGGGTCTTTGTCACACAGTGCCTTCCGGAACTTGCCGTGAATGTGCTGGACTTGATTCGGAGCAATAAGGTAGAACTTATACAACGCCAGGACGGCTTTCCTCCGGATGATTTCCCtttaacagaaaagaaaaattacatttgtatgCGTTACTTAGGTAAGTTAGATGTTATGGAAGTGGCTTTCTTACTTTGGATGTGACAGTTTGTCCTCTACTAAAGGAAGCACAGCAGGTATCATGTCTTTGGGAAAATTTTGAGCTACTACAGTCAACGCCATGCACACTTCAATGAGGTTCGTGCTCTGAAGATCCTGTGCAAGAAATGAGAATGTGTGTTAAATAATGTATAGTTTATATGAATGTGTTAAaggttttataataattaaacaaacaaacctttaaTACTGTGTTTACCAGCAGCAGCAATAATTCCTGGCCCTCGGTAAGGAAGAGAGAAACGGCAAGATATCCtgtaaaagtaacacaaaatctaaatatgggatataattatatacatttagaATCCAAAATTtcattattgaaaatatttcattattattattttttattagatagATGTTTGTTTAGTATTAAAACAACAATCATAAATCTCTTATATGATGATAGAATTATATTCATTTTGTCCCCTGTTCACACTGTATTGCGCATCTATAATCGCTAAGGAGAGGAGATGATCGTACCCACTCTCTTCTCCAGGACGCCGCCCTGCTGGGCCAGTTTGATGGCATGAATGTAAGTGAAGGAGGCGTCATAACCCAGCATCTCACAGTACATGGCCCTCACCATGATCTCCTTCATCTGCCTCTGAAAGCACACACTGATGTTAAGAACATAGACTCTGGGTGACAGTGAGTATTAGGACATCTCTCATCACTTACCATGGTGGTGTTAGGTGAGGCCACCTGCTCCTTCATGGAGGACAGCTCCTGTTTCATGAGGTTCTCCTCCTCCTGCAAAAAGACGTCAAAGATGAATATACAGCTTAATAAGGATTTCATTGTCTTacacgtttttttaaatgcctcaCGGAGTTGCCAAGCAACGCAGAATGAACATATAGGTACCCAGTCAGTTCAATGTTTCATCTGTCTTAAATAGGTGTCACTGGTTTATGTGTCATGTCTACTTcccatttatatttcattcgTATCAGTAATGTGTTCTTTCATTGGTATCTGATTAGCTTTTGAAATAATTGATTTCTTCAACGTTAAAATGTCAGGTTATTGATGTCAGTTCGTGATACAGATAGTTGTCAATCTTCCTTATAGTTTAGCTAATATTACACTATAGATTTTAAGATATCTATCGTACCAACAGTGTGCCTGAAGTTATATTCCACATATATATTCCACGTATAAACACGTAACTTACATGTTTAGATGTCAGTTCAGTGATGCTCTTGACTAGTTGTTTCAGTCTGTTGGTGATTTTTGCGGCTCCGGTTTGAGAATCAAATAAACCCGGCAGAGCTGTGAGAGTTTTCTCCACGACATCACTCATGACAGATGATCACACTTCTGACAGACAGATGAGTACACAACAACAGTAGAAAAACCTACACTAGACTCAAAACACACAGTATGAAAACACAAACCATCATGACTAGACTTTCAACCGCTTACAGGAAGTGCGCCGCTGCTTTTCAAAATACAAGTCCCGGAAGCGCGTTAACCAGCTTAAGATACTTTAACTTTTCAGTAtctcaaattttaattttgttataattttccACTTCATGTTGCTGCTAAACTACgccatatttatttgaaaatgtaccCGTTATGTTATCCTTTAGAAATGtcaattttgtcatttattctcCTTCATGTTGTATCTACTATAATTAAATCGATAAATTTCCATATTTCCCATTATTTCTGCAGTCAAAACTCAAATTCTATCACTAGTGGTCACATCATAAAGTAGAAATGAAACATGAAGATCAGAGCAAATCTTTAGTGTTTAAAATCCATTTATTTGCTTTAAGTGTATAGACATCTGTATTGATAAGACAACATATATGACATAATGATATATACACTTTTCTACAGTAGGAAAGAAGAACTATAGTGCAGTAATAATTCAATGGCAGTCAGAATTTGACAAGAAACAGCGTTGCTAAACCGGTTgactttattttacatatcCTATCAGCTATACAACCTTTTCTTCATGTCTCATTCAAGGGGTTAATAATagcattattgtaaataatttatctCATACAGCACAACGACCAAAACAACCTGAAGTACTGTTATTGATTTAAGTTCAGGGTTTATAATACGTTATTTTACTGgtaatatgtgtgtttatattatcTTCATATTAACTAGTACATCAATGTGGAGCAGTAGCCGCTGCCATGGAAACAGAGGCCAAATTAACAACAGATGCCCATCCAAGACAATCCCATAATAGCAAGCACAGGATGAGCTGAGTGTAGAAGTGAaggtttgtgtatttatatgtgcACTACAGTCCCTCTGTACCATAAACTCTACTGCACTTAACACAATATTGCAGTCTGTGGATATTTTGGATTCCAGAAACTCTCCTAAAacctaaaaaattaaacacCAGACGAAACACGCAGTGATGTTTCACGATCAGGCCCAGGTCTAGAGAAAGAACagacaaaaataacacaagtaAGCATTAGACACACATTTAATGTCAACATGAACAATAGTTCACTACCCTACGTTCATATCCAAGTTAAAATGGATGGAAAAATGTTCGGCGGGATAAATATGGTAAATGAAATATAGTTGATGACACAAGTCTTTAATCAGAGTGGTGTTCTTCTACGTTACCCGTAACGTATGATCCCAGGATCCTGAGCAGAAGGCGGTTCCGTCTGGAGAGACACGGAGCGTGCTGACCCTGTTCTCGTGTCCGAACAAGATGGACACGCGCGTTCCCTTTAAAACGTCCCACACGTTGATGGTGTAGTCATTGTATCCACCGAACAACAGTCTCCCTACAACGCATACAAAAcaattaacataaaatcatcctaatATTATATATCCTAATATAACAAACTCtttaaagtaattaaatctTGTTCACTTtgttaaaagaatagttcacctgaaaatggCCCCTATTGACCTGACCAAAGTAATTTTTATTACTATCTAAAGTCAGCGGGGACCATTCTTTGGGtggactattcctttaagggaAATGAAAAATTCTATGCGCTCTATAATGCATATTTGaagaatgcaaataaaaaaatcacagtatATTATTTCTAAGCAAAGCAGCatgcagaaaaaaactgatGCAAACAATGCATTGCCACGGCTTTATACTCTTTCAATATTCAACATATACAAACAATTTGCATACCACTGAGGGAGAAGTCCACACTAGAAGCTCCAAATATGATGCTCTCTTTAGAATAAATGGCCACCTCCCTGTCCGCTCTCAGGTCATACAAACGACACTGTTATCACAAAAAATAGgaaaacaattacatttccagaaatcatttttttttaatttttggatccaaaaaaataaaataaaaaaagcctCACAGTAGCATCATCTGAGCCCGAAGCGAAAGCGTCTCCGCTTGGATAGTACCTGCAGC
This genomic window contains:
- the ap4e1 gene encoding AP-4 complex subunit epsilon-1 — protein: MSDVVEKTLTALPGLFDSQTGAAKITNRLKQLVKSITELTSKHEEENLMKQELSSMKEQVASPNTTMRQMKEIMVRAMYCEMLGYDASFTYIHAIKLAQQGGVLEKRVGYLAVSLFLTEGQELLLLLVNTVLKDLQSTNLIEVCMALTVVAQNFPKDMIPAVLPLVEDKLSHPKEIIRRKAVLALYKFYLIAPNQVQHIHGKFRKALCDKDPGVMTSSLHIYLQLIKESPDDYKDLTGSFVTILKQVVGGKLPIDFNYHNVPAPWLQIQLLRILSLLGRDDQSASELMYDVLDESLRRAEMNHNITYAILYECVKTIYTISPKAELLEKAVRCIGNFVLSPKINLKYLGLKALTYVVQHDTKLALQHQMTIIECLDHSDFTIKRETLELLFRITNAQNVTVIVEKMLDFLRICSDDHTIIHLVGKVAELAEKFAPDNSWFIQTMNDVFSIGGDLLQQDVVNNFLRLLAEGSDCKEDDDQLRVYAVDSYLNVLKGNCFHLPQHFLQVMSWVLGEYSHLQVSVDQREVICLLTKLLDQKSISSVTRVWVLFALTKLSEDQTDLILDLLENLSSSQDTVLRQQAQELHHLSQDSQLHEWVLPRGAPWGSVEVDSSLSFLDGYVSEALAAGAAPYKPPHQRQEELSEERALSLEPYGFNLPVSLSSCSITDRQSPTLSSGLSGNSAELSQKTGTLILEGVKRVWGKDGYLPQKESTGEAAQVEEPAAALQTSSQQGAAERLKPPDQSQQTEDKQQLASSLFLGLGAQSSTSLLGKSEAPPPRFQRKPRPHASSSSSGASERSSDSSHSSRSTADSFLCGNLLEEEPTTIKPSSDVTKHNHIRANGPEQNKDADVAVETDRGVNTSHILGSDMVLVRPNTIQDKYPADLTELLPADLKELPRSDVISLTSDPSMSLSSCRVFRDESLLLVIFISNCTDTAITDVAVQLTCEGLETVSLRGNVIGCLEGRSVSVCHYALMMKDPQTNVSFTGTVSYQTQAGRTNSLVFSGTLCTADFIRPLVVTTEEYGKLWLSFSHDVKQNLKLLTDAEDPLRATLSALKETLQLHVVDVIGSEGLIACSLLSGAPCLLHCRVNGAALAVWLRSPLPALPDCILYHCQKTLAEL